A section of the Malus sylvestris chromosome 17, drMalSylv7.2, whole genome shotgun sequence genome encodes:
- the LOC126610496 gene encoding ankyrin repeat-containing protein ITN1-like → MQEVESSVVTATGASPFKEDYLKAARLFTQNHKELHEKGEKWMKDTTSSYIIVSALIITIMFVAAFTVPGGNNQETGFPVFLNEKLFMVFIVSDAISLFSSATSALMFLCILTSRYAEDDFLKSLPTKMIIGISTLFISVATMMVAYSCAIFLMLRDKLWIITPIFFLVGIPVIFVWMQFPLLVEIFVSTYGRGIFNRKVKRWI, encoded by the coding sequence ATGCAGGAGGTAGAGAGTAGTGTGGTTACAGCCACGGGAGCCTCACCTTTTAAAGAAGATTATTTGAAAGCCGCTAGATTATTTACCCAGAACCACAAGGAATTGCATGAGAAAGGAGAAAAGTGGATGAAAGATACAACAAGTTCTTATATAATTGTCAGTGCCCTCATTATTACAATCATGTTTGTTGCAGCGTTCACAGTTCCGGGTGGAAACAATCAAGAAACAGGGTTTCCTGTATTCttaaatgaaaagttatttATGGTTTTTATAGTTTCAGATGCAATTTCCCTATTTTCTTCTGCAACTTCAGCGTTGATGTTTTTGTGCATCCTTACATCGCGTTATGCTGAAGATGATTTTCTCAAATCCTTACCCACAAAGATGATAATAGGCATTTCCACACTCTTCATCTCCGTTGCGACCATGATGGTTGCCTACTCTTGTGCCATATTCCTCATGCTTCGTGACAAATTATGGATTATTACTCCAATATTTTTCCTTGTTGGTATTCCTGTCATTTTTGTTTGGATGCAATTTCCCCTTCTTGTTGAGATTTTCGTGTCTACTTATGGCAGGGGAATATTCAATAGAAAAGTCAAACGTTGGATATAA